One Castanea sativa cultivar Marrone di Chiusa Pesio chromosome 4, ASM4071231v1 DNA window includes the following coding sequences:
- the LOC142631931 gene encoding uncharacterized protein LOC142631931, with protein MLCDECRSNSCIEHATGIMEEVKAPENLSKRVSNLSLTGADKKLEKYLLEKLDSYESAVGDSIVKGVSCIEVFPPAFQAIPRNPIVLDLAYNFIEFPSLESRMKKEKKGFLRLW; from the exons ATGTTGTGTGACGAGTGCAGATCTAACAGTTGTATAGAGCATGCAACAGGGATCATGGAGGAGGTGAAGGCTCCAGAGAATCTCTCAAAAAGAGTCTCTAATTTGTCATTAACAGGAGCCGACAAGAAG TTGGAGAAATACCTTCTCGAGAAACTCGACAGCTACGAGTCTGCAGTTGGTGATTCAATTGTCAAGGGTGTTTCGTGCATTGAAGTTTTCCCTCCTGCATTCCAAGCAATCCCTCGGAATCCTATTGTTCTAGACCTTGcctataattttattgaattccCATCTCTTGAAAGTAGgatgaagaaagagaagaagggCTTCCTAAGGCTATGGTGA